In one Komagataeibacter sp. FNDCR2 genomic region, the following are encoded:
- the eno gene encoding phosphopyruvate hydratase, which produces MSAIIDIIAREILDSRGNPTIEVDVELASGAKGRAAVPSGASTGAHEAVELRDGDPRRFGGKGVLKAASHVEHEILEVLQGVESTDQVAIDEAMIDLDGTPNKARLGANAILGVSLAVAKASAQELQTPLYRYVGGVYARTLPVPMMNIINGGEHADNPIDIQEFMIQPVGAPTVTDAIRMGSEIFAQLKKSLSGAGYNTNVGDEGGFAPALKSADEALGFMMRAVEAAGYKPGDDVTFALDCAATEFYRDGRYDLKGEGKTLDAAGMIAYLADLAARYPIVSIEDGLAEDDWEGWAELTANLGGKLQLVGDDLFVTNPDRLRRGIKAGVANSLLVKVNQIGTLSETLEAVQMAQHAGYTAVMSHRSGETEDSTIADLAVATNCGQIKTGSLSRSDRTAKYNQLIRIENELATAARYAGRTILKNG; this is translated from the coding sequence ATGAGCGCCATTATCGATATCATCGCCCGTGAAATACTGGACAGCCGTGGCAATCCGACCATCGAGGTGGACGTGGAGCTGGCCTCCGGCGCGAAAGGCCGCGCGGCGGTTCCCTCTGGCGCCTCCACCGGCGCGCATGAGGCGGTGGAACTGCGCGATGGCGACCCCAGGCGCTTTGGCGGCAAGGGCGTGCTCAAGGCGGCAAGCCATGTCGAGCATGAGATTCTGGAAGTGCTGCAGGGCGTGGAATCCACCGATCAGGTCGCGATCGACGAAGCGATGATCGACCTGGACGGCACCCCCAACAAGGCCCGGCTGGGCGCCAATGCGATTCTGGGCGTGTCGCTGGCGGTGGCCAAGGCCTCGGCACAGGAATTGCAGACCCCGCTGTACCGCTATGTCGGCGGTGTCTATGCCCGCACCCTGCCCGTGCCGATGATGAATATCATCAACGGTGGCGAACATGCCGACAATCCCATCGATATTCAGGAATTCATGATCCAGCCCGTTGGCGCGCCCACCGTCACGGATGCGATCCGCATGGGATCGGAAATCTTCGCCCAGCTCAAGAAAAGCCTGTCCGGCGCGGGTTACAACACCAATGTGGGCGATGAAGGCGGCTTTGCCCCGGCGCTCAAATCGGCCGATGAGGCGCTGGGCTTCATGATGCGCGCGGTCGAGGCCGCTGGCTACAAACCCGGAGATGACGTGACCTTCGCCCTCGATTGCGCCGCGACCGAGTTCTACAGGGACGGACGTTACGACCTGAAGGGCGAAGGCAAGACGCTGGATGCCGCGGGCATGATCGCCTATCTGGCCGATCTCGCGGCGCGCTATCCCATCGTCTCGATCGAGGACGGACTGGCGGAAGACGACTGGGAAGGCTGGGCGGAACTGACCGCCAACCTGGGCGGCAAGCTGCAACTGGTGGGTGACGACCTGTTCGTGACCAACCCCGACCGCCTGCGCCGGGGCATCAAGGCGGGTGTGGCCAATTCGCTGCTGGTCAAGGTCAACCAGATCGGCACGCTGAGCGAAACGCTCGAAGCGGTGCAGATGGCCCAGCACGCGGGCTACACCGCCGTCATGAGCCACCGTTCGGGCGAGACGGAAGACAGCACCATCGCCGATCTGGCTGTGGCGACGAATTGCGGGCAGATCAAGACCGGCTCGCTGTCGCGTTCGGACCGCACCGCGAAATACAACCAGTTGATCCGTATTGAAAACGAGCTGGCCACGGCGGCCCGCTATGCCGGGCGTACCATCCTGAAGAACGGGTGA
- the rpmG gene encoding 50S ribosomal protein L33, whose translation MAKTNTIQIKLVSTADTGYFYVTKKNARAQTGKMEMRKYDPVARKHVTFREAKIK comes from the coding sequence ATGGCAAAGACCAACACCATTCAGATCAAGCTCGTTTCCACGGCGGATACCGGCTACTTCTATGTCACCAAGAAGAATGCCCGTGCCCAGACCGGCAAGATGGAAATGCGCAAGTACGACCCCGTTGCGCGCAAGCACGTGACCTTCCGCGAAGCGAAGATCAAATAA
- a CDS encoding septum formation initiator family protein: MRFGRFVRRVVRATLPPALFIGLTAYFGWNVMRGEHGLHSYAAQLHLMDEARSAQKDAQTEQDVWLRRVRGLKEGALDADLLDERARTMQNLARQDEIVVPYAEHDHLY, from the coding sequence ATGCGATTTGGCAGGTTTGTAAGGCGTGTGGTGCGGGCGACGTTGCCCCCTGCCCTGTTTATCGGGCTTACGGCCTATTTTGGCTGGAACGTCATGCGGGGCGAGCATGGGCTGCACAGCTACGCGGCGCAACTGCACCTGATGGACGAAGCCCGTTCCGCGCAGAAGGACGCCCAGACGGAACAGGATGTCTGGCTACGTCGCGTGCGCGGCCTGAAGGAAGGCGCGCTTGATGCCGACCTGCTTGATGAACGTGCGCGCACCATGCAGAATCTCGCCCGGCAGGACGAGATTGTCGTGCCCTATGCCGAGCATGACCATCTTTACTGA
- a CDS encoding DUF3429 domain-containing protein, whose product MKRLPLLAIVTALASLLPLIGCTCAIVFLTPDYTPRLLTAAVGYGAVMLSFLGAVHWGLALERPDIIPAGGTTRLTNLRLTMGGLPAFIGWVGLCAATVHELAGLMILIAGFGATAVVERMAWKRGAMPRGYMTLQWFVVCLSEVCFLAILAACLGMRPGH is encoded by the coding sequence GTGAAACGCCTGCCGCTGCTGGCCATCGTAACCGCCCTGGCCAGCCTCCTGCCGCTGATCGGGTGCACATGCGCAATCGTGTTCCTGACCCCCGACTACACCCCGCGCCTGCTTACGGCGGCGGTGGGCTATGGCGCGGTCATGCTGTCCTTTCTGGGGGCGGTGCACTGGGGGCTGGCGCTGGAACGGCCCGACATCATCCCCGCGGGCGGCACCACGCGCCTGACCAACCTGCGCCTGACCATGGGCGGCCTGCCCGCCTTTATCGGGTGGGTGGGCCTGTGCGCGGCCACCGTGCACGAACTGGCGGGGCTGATGATCCTGATCGCGGGATTCGGCGCCACGGCCGTGGTCGAGCGCATGGCGTGGAAACGCGGGGCCATGCCGCGCGGCTACATGACATTGCAGTGGTTCGTCGTCTGCCTGAGCGAGGTCTGTTTCCTGGCCATACTCGCGGCCTGCCTGGGCATGCGGCCCGGCCATTAA